From a single Streptomyces sp. 1331.2 genomic region:
- a CDS encoding TerD family protein has product MSVNLAKGQRVSLQKGPGSALTVVRMGLGWQAAPRRGLFGSRTRTIDLDASALLYAERTPSDVVFFQHLESNDGSVRHTGDNLEGGSGHEDDEAILVDLVHVPAHITQVVFTVSSYTGQTFAEVQRAHCRLVDETTGLELARYELAGGGPHTGQIMAKVVRDGDGGWEMQAIGAPAKGRTFQDLLPAIEPFL; this is encoded by the coding sequence GTGTCGGTCAACCTTGCCAAGGGGCAGCGGGTCAGCCTCCAGAAGGGGCCGGGCAGCGCCCTGACGGTGGTCCGGATGGGCCTCGGCTGGCAGGCCGCCCCCAGGCGGGGCCTGTTCGGCAGCCGCACCAGGACGATCGACCTGGACGCCTCGGCGCTGCTGTACGCCGAGCGGACCCCGTCCGACGTGGTGTTCTTCCAGCACCTGGAGAGCAACGACGGCTCGGTCCGGCACACCGGGGACAACCTGGAGGGCGGCTCGGGGCACGAGGACGACGAGGCGATCCTGGTCGACCTGGTGCACGTGCCGGCGCACATCACCCAGGTGGTGTTCACGGTGAGCTCGTACACCGGGCAGACCTTCGCCGAGGTGCAGCGGGCGCACTGCCGGCTGGTGGACGAGACGACCGGGCTGGAGCTGGCCCGCTACGAGCTGGCGGGCGGCGGGCCGCACACCGGGCAGATCATGGCCAAGGTGGTCAGGGACGGCGACGGCGGCTGGGAGATGCAGGCGATCGGCGCTCCGGCCAAGGGCCGTACCTTCCAGGACCTGCTGCCGGCGATCGAGCCGTTCCTCTGA
- a CDS encoding TerC family protein gives MDVSVTMWATTIGVLIALIVADFFIGGRKPHEVSIKEAGIWTAVWVALAVLFGGFLWWHSGGQPAGEFFAGYITEKSLSVDNLFVFILIMGKFAVPRIYQQRVLMFGVIIALVLRAGFIAGGAALVAQFSWVFFLFGAFLIWTAWKLIKEAREDGEDEEFEENRLLKSITRRFPATEDYRGTKLFVREHGRRLITPMLIVMLAIGTTDVLFALDSIPAIFGLTQDPYVVFTANAFALMGLRQLYFLIGGLLKKLVHLSYGLSVILGFIGVKLVLHAAHEAGASWAPEIGIPVSLGFIVVVLAVTTFTSLRASKKAAEADREAEPQKLDA, from the coding sequence ATGGACGTTTCCGTGACCATGTGGGCCACCACGATCGGTGTGCTGATCGCACTGATCGTGGCGGACTTCTTCATCGGTGGCCGCAAGCCGCACGAGGTCTCGATCAAGGAGGCCGGGATCTGGACGGCCGTCTGGGTCGCGCTCGCGGTGCTCTTCGGCGGGTTCCTCTGGTGGCACTCCGGCGGCCAGCCGGCGGGCGAGTTCTTCGCCGGCTACATCACCGAGAAGTCGCTCAGCGTCGACAACCTCTTCGTCTTCATCCTGATCATGGGCAAGTTCGCGGTGCCCAGGATCTACCAGCAGCGCGTGCTGATGTTCGGTGTGATCATCGCGCTGGTGCTCCGGGCGGGCTTCATCGCCGGCGGCGCGGCGCTGGTGGCGCAGTTCTCCTGGGTGTTCTTCCTCTTCGGTGCGTTCCTGATCTGGACGGCCTGGAAGCTGATCAAGGAGGCCCGGGAGGACGGGGAGGATGAGGAGTTCGAGGAGAACCGGCTGCTCAAGTCGATCACCCGGCGCTTCCCGGCCACCGAGGACTACCGCGGCACCAAGTTGTTCGTCCGCGAGCACGGCCGCCGGCTGATCACCCCGATGCTGATCGTCATGCTGGCTATCGGCACCACCGACGTCCTGTTCGCCCTGGACTCGATCCCGGCCATCTTCGGCCTCACCCAGGACCCGTACGTCGTCTTCACCGCCAACGCCTTCGCCCTGATGGGCCTGCGCCAGCTGTACTTCCTGATCGGCGGCCTGCTGAAGAAGCTGGTCCACCTGAGCTACGGCCTGTCGGTGATCCTCGGCTTCATCGGCGTGAAGCTGGTGCTGCACGCCGCCCACGAGGCCGGCGCGAGCTGGGCCCCGGAGATCGGCATCCCGGTCTCCCTCGGCTTCATCGTGGTGGTGCTGGCCGTGACCACGTTCACCAGCCTGCGGGCCTCCAAGAAGGCCGCGGAGGCCGACCGCGAGGCGGAGCCGCAGAAGCTCGACGCCTGA
- a CDS encoding MBL fold metallo-hydrolase translates to MTYHGAVKVGGPPDVRELAHLIITKVAVGPYDNNAYLLRCRATDEQLLIDAAADAPVLLETVGDDLETVVTTHRHHDHWGALAEVVAVTGARTAAGEHDAEGIDVPTELRLADGDKLRVGDVELTVRHLVGHTPGAIVLVYDDPQGHPHVFTGDCLFPGGVGNTWGDPEAFRTLFRDVNEKIFDALPDEAWVYPGHGNDTTLGAERPHLDEWRERGW, encoded by the coding sequence ATGACGTACCACGGAGCGGTCAAGGTCGGCGGGCCGCCGGACGTGCGGGAGCTGGCCCACCTGATCATCACCAAGGTGGCCGTCGGCCCGTACGACAACAACGCCTACCTGCTGCGCTGCCGGGCCACCGACGAGCAGCTGCTGATCGACGCCGCCGCGGACGCCCCGGTGCTGCTGGAGACCGTCGGCGACGACCTCGAAACCGTGGTCACCACCCACCGGCACCACGACCACTGGGGCGCGCTCGCCGAGGTGGTCGCGGTGACAGGCGCCCGCACCGCCGCCGGCGAGCACGACGCCGAGGGCATCGACGTCCCCACCGAGCTGCGGCTCGCGGACGGCGACAAGCTCCGGGTCGGCGACGTCGAGCTCACCGTCCGACACCTGGTCGGCCACACCCCGGGCGCCATCGTGCTGGTCTACGACGACCCGCAGGGCCACCCGCACGTATTCACCGGCGACTGCCTCTTCCCCGGCGGCGTCGGCAACACCTGGGGCGACCCGGAGGCCTTCCGGACGCTCTTCCGGGACGTCAACGAGAAGATCTTCGACGCCCTCCCCGACGAGGCCTGGGTCTACCCCGGCCACGGCAACGACACCACCCTCGGCGCCGAACGCCCCCACCTCGACGAATGGCGCGAACGCGGCTGGTAG
- a CDS encoding maleylpyruvate isomerase family mycothiol-dependent enzyme: MTDPQSAATAAASWLGQVEESTRRLLDTVSGLKPEAVAEPSALPGWTRGHVLAHLARNADSLVNLLTGARTGTDIPQYASNEARDAEIDRDAPRPLEVHLADLHASHQRFAEAAALLADESWTAEIRHRTGYLFPAHDIPHKRLLELEYHHVDLDAGHSPAQWPQDFAVAQFRKLAANLAGADLPAAELVAEDTEDRAVIGSGAPALTVTGPVRALTAWLSGRSDGTDLRRTPDAALPQLPPMG, encoded by the coding sequence ATGACCGACCCGCAGTCCGCCGCCACCGCCGCCGCCTCCTGGCTGGGCCAGGTCGAGGAGAGCACCCGACGCCTGCTGGACACCGTCTCCGGGCTGAAGCCCGAGGCCGTCGCCGAGCCCTCCGCCCTCCCCGGCTGGACCCGTGGCCACGTCCTGGCCCACCTCGCCCGCAACGCCGACTCCCTGGTCAACCTGCTGACCGGCGCCCGCACCGGCACCGACATCCCGCAGTACGCCAGCAACGAGGCCCGCGATGCCGAGATCGACCGCGACGCGCCCCGCCCGCTGGAGGTCCACCTCGCCGACCTGCACGCGTCCCACCAGCGCTTCGCCGAGGCCGCCGCGCTGCTGGCGGACGAGAGCTGGACGGCCGAGATCCGGCACCGCACCGGCTACCTCTTCCCGGCCCACGACATCCCGCACAAGCGCCTGCTGGAGCTGGAGTACCACCACGTCGACCTGGACGCCGGCCACTCCCCCGCGCAGTGGCCGCAGGACTTCGCCGTCGCCCAGTTCCGCAAGCTCGCCGCGAACCTGGCCGGCGCCGACCTGCCCGCCGCCGAACTGGTCGCCGAGGACACCGAGGACCGCGCCGTCATCGGCTCGGGCGCCCCGGCGCTGACCGTCACCGGCCCCGTCCGCGCCCTCACCGCCTGGCTCTCCGGCCGCTCCGACGGCACCGACCTGCGCCGCACGCCCGACGCCGCCCTCCCCCAGCTTCCCCCCATGGGCTGA